In one Mycoplasmopsis canis PG 14 genomic region, the following are encoded:
- the mip gene encoding Ig-specific serine endopeptidase MIP, which translates to MRKNTKKIWKSFGLLSLPFVLTTLSVSVSCDVKRSNNTNNNSTDNNNNNNNNNPSDNNSTNMQPKPKPIEKPSKDIVNGSDNPKINNNWSINEIETINLEDHVFNNFGLAQLSKNSRKITFWFTSNQEIDIKTLSNFYLIINKNEKVTLNSLRNEKGLFIGEFTLSKLESDNINIQLTYSKEDKKYNSNIVEKDFEFEMDELGEISANLVSFSKTTTDRLQIYPSELKLDDLQISVSGGNSSLFNYSIKSIDHFIEQKDQKVSDWLGAIGIIVEFENKNNPDSKIVRKFTFNGFRNNPKNGTPDHNFNIQLEPYEPLDQDYVIYSSLSHKDRFDIENITYLRALSNHLKFKGISPTDYHKDINLNSKKAILDFDKKAKEIGVDSYESSYLKGFTLPKFNDQGEFEGLSLSEGKEVDKAPVRSDSIGRNQWRYSGLARNLVNDHYKKIAKQTYSVEFTNPKDGHSYGTFGTMWILDFEKKEDGSYPTKWYFGTNLHVADAFRDDTIKVMITKIREDANFDKEFSTVNDDEDIERFYFDQPLIRQGLVKKVFQAKDFLNSKPSDYLTATQKGKYKNLEEYADFAVLEFDFNNINSSQIWALSNNPSRVIDNEYDDIMNKPSEFAKFITYNYANDEQNHIRFKTTSYLSDYSQIDRPMLKKESDKKEYLGDNLYALGYPASFEDYFLLNENGDPIPNDDRWGNRRETNSLWTNSNPEFYWHKNEYTKEYKDLGNYLSSQLGYRTFTNKPGVLDAFISATHTGDDFYQSGNDKLIAFGLNYLSKSYVPYGGSSGSSFRNQKNELVGIFHSGNGAARTGMFAAFRSEGFDYKGLYGPDYKLPEYDLIYGGGENQKNSYREALKKLYPNMKTNLFPQSLNTYPEEFKFKK; encoded by the coding sequence ATGAGAAAAAATACTAAAAAAATTTGAAAGTCCTTTGGACTTTTATCTTTGCCTTTTGTTTTAACAACCCTTTCTGTAAGTGTGTCTTGTGATGTTAAGAGATCAAACAATACAAATAATAATTCTACTGATAACAACAACAACAATAATAATAATAACCCTTCTGATAATAATTCTACAAATATGCAACCAAAACCCAAACCAATTGAAAAACCTAGTAAGGATATCGTAAACGGGAGCGATAATCCTAAAATAAATAACAACTGATCTATTAATGAAATAGAAACTATCAATTTAGAAGACCATGTTTTCAACAACTTTGGCCTTGCCCAACTATCTAAAAATTCAAGAAAAATTACTTTTTGATTTACATCTAATCAAGAAATAGATATAAAAACACTTTCAAATTTTTATTTGATTATAAATAAAAATGAAAAAGTAACTCTTAACTCATTAAGAAATGAAAAAGGCCTTTTTATTGGTGAGTTTACATTATCAAAACTTGAATCTGATAATATTAATATACAATTAACATATTCTAAAGAAGACAAGAAATACAATTCAAATATTGTTGAAAAAGATTTTGAATTTGAAATGGATGAATTAGGTGAGATAAGTGCTAATTTAGTTTCTTTTTCTAAAACAACAACTGATAGATTACAAATTTATCCTTCAGAATTAAAACTGGATGATTTGCAAATTAGTGTTTCCGGCGGAAATTCAAGTCTCTTTAATTATTCAATTAAATCAATTGACCATTTTATCGAACAAAAAGACCAAAAGGTATCTGATTGGCTTGGAGCTATCGGTATAATTGTTGAATTTGAAAATAAGAACAACCCTGATAGTAAAATAGTAAGAAAATTTACCTTCAACGGATTTAGAAACAACCCAAAAAACGGAACTCCTGACCATAATTTCAATATACAATTAGAACCATATGAACCTCTTGATCAAGATTATGTTATTTATTCATCTTTATCTCATAAAGACAGGTTTGATATTGAAAATATTACTTATTTAAGAGCTTTATCTAATCATTTGAAATTTAAAGGGATTAGCCCAACTGACTATCATAAAGATATTAATTTAAATTCTAAAAAAGCTATTTTAGATTTTGATAAAAAAGCTAAAGAAATCGGCGTTGATTCATATGAGTCAAGCTATCTAAAAGGTTTTACATTACCTAAATTTAATGATCAAGGAGAATTTGAAGGACTAAGTCTTTCAGAAGGCAAAGAGGTTGATAAAGCACCTGTTAGATCAGATTCTATAGGTAGAAATCAATGACGTTACAGTGGGTTAGCTAGAAATCTTGTTAACGATCATTATAAAAAAATAGCAAAACAAACATACAGTGTTGAATTTACTAATCCTAAAGATGGTCACTCTTATGGTACATTTGGAACGATGTGAATTCTAGATTTTGAGAAAAAAGAAGATGGGTCATATCCTACAAAATGATATTTTGGAACAAATTTACACGTTGCCGATGCTTTTAGAGACGATACAATTAAGGTTATGATAACTAAAATAAGAGAAGATGCTAACTTTGATAAAGAATTTTCAACAGTTAATGATGATGAAGATATTGAAAGATTTTATTTTGATCAACCATTAATTAGGCAAGGTTTAGTTAAAAAAGTTTTTCAAGCAAAAGACTTTCTTAATTCTAAGCCTTCAGATTATTTAACAGCAACTCAGAAAGGAAAATATAAAAACTTAGAAGAATATGCAGATTTTGCTGTTTTAGAATTTGATTTTAATAATATAAACTCAAGTCAAATATGGGCTTTATCAAATAATCCTTCGAGAGTTATTGATAACGAATATGACGACATTATGAATAAGCCTTCAGAATTTGCAAAATTTATAACATATAATTATGCAAATGATGAACAAAATCACATAAGATTCAAAACCACTTCTTATTTAAGTGATTATTCACAAATAGATAGACCAATGCTCAAAAAAGAAAGTGATAAAAAAGAATATTTAGGTGATAACCTTTATGCATTAGGTTATCCAGCTTCTTTTGAAGATTATTTTCTTTTAAATGAAAATGGTGATCCAATACCTAATGATGATAGGTGAGGAAATAGAAGAGAAACCAATTCTTTATGAACTAATTCTAATCCAGAATTTTACTGACATAAAAATGAATACACAAAAGAGTATAAAGATTTAGGAAATTATTTATCTTCACAACTAGGTTATAGAACTTTCACTAACAAACCTGGAGTATTAGATGCTTTCATTTCTGCAACTCATACCGGTGATGATTTCTACCAATCTGGAAATGACAAGTTAATTGCATTTGGTCTAAACTACTTATCAAAAAGTTACGTGCCTTATGGTGGATCATCAGGATCATCATTTAGGAATCAGAAAAATGAACTAGTAGGAATTTTTCACTCTGGTAATGGTGCAGCTAGAACCGGAATGTTTGCGGCTTTTAGATCAGAAGGTTTTGATTATAAAGGTTTATATGGACCGGATTATAAACTACCAGAATATGATTTAATTTATGGTGGTGGCGAAAATCAAAAAAATTCTTATCGTGAAGCTTTGAAAAAACTTTATCCAAATATGAAAACTAATTTATTCCCTCAATCATTGAATACATATCCAGAAGAGTTTAAATTCAAAAAATAG